From the genome of Mustelus asterias unplaced genomic scaffold, sMusAst1.hap1.1 HAP1_SCAFFOLD_475, whole genome shotgun sequence, one region includes:
- the LOC144486816 gene encoding uncharacterized protein LOC144486816 — translation MAFTSTCYLDYEKSCKSSREVISYQRVHTDERPFRCSHFGTEFRRLSHLTVHQQIHTGERTATHLQTHQRVHTDKRPFKCPECGKCFKSSGELMSHQRVHTEERPFKCFHCGTGFRRSSHLTVHQRVHTGEKPFICSECGKGFSQSSNLLTHQQIHTEVRPFTCSECGKGFARSSHLLTHQRIHTGERPFTCSECGKRFTESSNLVKHQRDTHTMEKPWKCGDCGKGFISPSQLEAHRRSHTGERPFTCCVCGKGFSQLSNLRTHQRVHTGERPFTCSQCGEGFTRLSSLQTHQRVHTGERPFTCSQCGKRFTQTSHLQTHQRVHTGERPFTCSVCGKGFTDLSSLRGHQRIHTGERPFTCSQCGDGFTQSSALRRHQRVHTGEKLFTCSQCLKGFTQLSHLQTHQRVHTRERPFTCSQCGKGFTDLSNLQTHQRVHTGEKPFTCSQCGKGFTQSSSLRRHQRVHTGGGHSSALSVGRVSELHPTC, via the exons ATGGCGTTCACATCTACCTGCTACCtcg ATTACGAGAAGAGCTGTAAAAGTTCCAGGGAAGTGATATCCTATCAACGTgtccacactgacgagagaccgttcaggtgctctcactttgGGACTGAGTTCAGGCGATTATCCCACCTCACAgtgcaccagcaaattcacactggggagag gACAGCAACCCACCTTCAGAcacaccaacgggttcacactgacaagagaccttttaaatgtccagagtgtgggaagtgctttaaaagctctggtgaactgatgtcccatcagcgagttcacactgaggagagaccgttcaagtgctttcactgtgggactgggttcaggcgatcatctcatctcactgtacaccagcgagttcacactggggagaagccattcatctgctctgagtgtgggaagggattcagtcagtcctccaacctgctgactcaccaacaaattcacactgaggtgaggccgttcacctgctccgagtgtggaaagggatttgcacgatcatcccacctgctgacacaccagcgcattcacactggggagaggccgttcacctgctccgagtgtgggaagagatttaccGAATCATCCAATctggtgaaacaccagcga gacacccacaccatggagaaaccgtggaaatgtggggactgtgggaagggattcatttccccatctcagctggaagctcatcgacgcagtcacactggggagagaccattcacttgctgtgtgtgtggcaagggattcagtcagttatcgaatctgcggacacaccagcgagttcacactggggagaggccgttcacctgctctcagtgtggggagggattcactcggttatccagcctgcagactcatcagcgagttcacactggggagaggccattcacctgctctcagtgtgggaagagattcactcagacaTCCCACCTGCaaacgcaccagcgagttcacactggggagagaccgttcacctgctctgtgtgtgggaagggattcactgacttatccagcctgcggggacaccagcgaattcacactggggagagaccattcacctgctctcagtgtggggacggattcactcagtcatccgccctgcggagacaccagcgagttcacactggggagaagctgttcacttgctctcagtgtttaaagggattcactcaattatcccacctgcagacacaccagcgagttcacaccagggagaggccatttacctgctctcagtgtgggaagggattcactgacttatccaacctgcagacacaccagcgagttcacactggggagaaaccattcacctgctctcagtgtgggaagggattcactcagtcatccagcctgcggagacaccagcgagttcacactgggggaggccattcatctgctctcagtgtgggaagagtttcagaacttcatcccacctgctga
- the LOC144486812 gene encoding uncharacterized protein LOC144486812 translates to MLGKAHAIETPHLGTLKVLLMEPTRETNGPFKAVFQQVHIEERLFNHADGDHSSKSPEDLVTHQSIHTEKQFCCSYCGKLFKRSQNLIEHKRTHTGERPFRCTVCGKGFTLLSSLQKHQRVHTGERSFTCSLCGKGFIYLTSLRSHQLVHSDKKPFRCSECEKSFKTSSVLLRHQQVHTGERPFTCSDCGKGFTRSSNLRTHQHIHTGEKPFTCSECRMGFSHSSHLLRHQHTHNGERPFTFSECEMGFTQSTHLLTHQQIGKCLEELDSAVIAAVNHIQD, encoded by the exons ATGTTGGGTAAAGCGCACGCCATCGAAACTCCTCATTTAGGAACG ttgaaggtGTTGCTCATGGAACCGACTCGAGAAACAAATGGACCATTTAAAGCTGTGTTTCAA caagttcacattgaAGAGAGGCTTTTTAACCATGCTGACGGTGATCACAGCTCTAAAAGCCCTGAGGACCTGGTCACGCACCAATCTATTCACACCGAGAAACAGTTCTGCTGCTCTTACTGTGGGAAGTTATTTAAGCGATCACAGAATCTCATTGAACACAAACGCACTcatactggggaaag accattcagatgtacagtgtgtgggaagggattcactctgttatccagcctccagaaacaccagcgagttcacactggggagaggtcgttcacctgctccttgtgtggaaaaggattcatttatttaaccagcctcagatcacaccaacttgttcactcggataagaaacctttcagatgttctgaatgtgagaagagctttaagaccTCAAGtgttctgctgagacaccaacaagttcacactggggagagaccgttcacctgctctgactgtggaaagggattcactcgctcatccaacctgcgaacacaccagcacattcacaccggggagaaaccgttcacttgctctgagtgCAGAATGGGATTTTctcactcatcccacctgctgagacaccaacacactcacaatggagagagaccgttcaccttctctgagtgtgagatgggattcactcagtcaacccatcTTCTAACACACCAGCAAATTGGCAAGTGTCTGGAggaattggattctgctgttattgctgctgttaatcacatccaggactga
- the LOC144486809 gene encoding uncharacterized protein LOC144486809 produces the protein MEKQWKCVDCGKGISFPSQLEVHQRSHTGERPFTCSVCGKGFTHSYNLLTHQRVHTGERPFTCPVCGKGFTRSSHIVTHQLVHTDERLSPCSDCGKSFKCKKDLLTHQRIHTGERPFTCCVCGKGFIQSSHLQTHQLVHSDNKLFNCSHCEKSFKNKKDLLTHQYTHTGERPFTCCVCGKGFSHPSALLNHQRIHTRERPFTCSDCGKGFINSSNLLIHQQLHTGDRPFTCSECGKGFTRSYNLLTHQQVHSEERPFTCSVCGKGFTRSSNLLNHQRVHTGERPFTCSTCGKGFSQSSNVLTHQRVHSGERPFTCSVCGKGFSHLSYLLKHQRVHSGERPFTCNVCGKGFIQSSHLLTHRRVHKGL, from the coding sequence atggagaaacagtggaaatgtgtggattgtgggaaaggaatcagtttcccatcacaactggaagttcatcagcgcagtcacactggggagagaccgttcacctgctctgtttgtgggaagggattcacccattcatacaaccttctgactcaccaacgggttcacactggggagaggccgttcacctgccctgtgtgtgggaagggattcactcgctcatcccacattgtgacacaccaacttgttcacactgatgagagactgtctccatgttctgactgtgggaagagttttaaatgcaaaaaagatctgctgacgcaccaacgtattcacactggggagagaccgttcacctgctgtgtgtgtgggaaaggattcattcagtcatcccacttgcagacacatcaacttgttcactctgataacaaactttttaattgttcccactgtgagaagagctttaaaaataaaaaagatctgctgacgcaccaatatactcacactggggagaggccattcacctgctgtgtgtgtgggaagggattcagccatccatctgccctattgaaccaccagagaattcacactagggagaggcccttcacctgctcagactgtgggaagggattcattaattcatccaaccttctgatacaccagcaactccacacaggggatcgaccgttcacctgctctgaatgtgggaagggattcacccgttcatacaaccttctgacacaccagcaggttcacagtgaggagaggccattcacttgctccgtgtgtgggaagggattcactcgttcatccaacctattgaatcaccagcgagttcacactggggagaggccgttcacctgctccacgtgtgggaagggattcagtcagtcatccaacgtgctgacacatcagagagttcacagtggggagaggccatttacctgctctgtctgtgggaagggattttctcatttatcttatcttctgaaacaccagcgagttcacagtggggagaggccgttcacctgtaatgtctgtggaaagggatttattcagtcatcccacctgctaacacaccggcgagttcacaaggGACTGTAA
- the LOC144486808 gene encoding uncharacterized protein LOC144486808, translated as MEKPWKCEDCGKRYKAPSLLEAHRRSHTGERPFTCWVCGKGFTDSSTLQRHQQVHTGESAFTCCQCGKGFTQISSLQTHQRVHTGERPFTCSQCGKGFSKSSNLQKHQRVHTGERPFSCSACGKRFTQLSHLRAHQRVHTGERPFTCSQCGKGFTQLYSLQTHQRDHTGERPYSCFQCGKGFIHLSNLQTHQRVHTGERPFTCSQCGKGFTQLSNLRRHQRVHSGERPFTCPVCGKGFTRLSTLQSHQRVHTGERLFICSQCGKGFCDSSTLLTHQQIHK; from the coding sequence ATggaaaaaccatggaaatgtgaggactgtgggaagagatacaaagcgCCCTCTctactggaagctcatcggcgcagccacactggggagaggccgttcacctgctgggtgtgtgggaagggattcactgattcatccactctgcagagacaccagcaagttcacactggtgagagtgcattcacctgctgtcagtgtgggaagggatttactcagataTCAAgcctgcagacgcaccagcgagttcacactggggagaggccattcacctgctctcagtgtgggaaggggttcagtaaGTCATCCAACCTACAgaaacaccagcgtgttcacacaggagagaggccattcagctgctctgcatGTGGCaaaagattcactcagttatctcatctgcgggcacaccagcgagttcacactggggagagaccattcacttgctctcagtgtgggaagggattcactcaattgtacagcctgcagacacaccagcgagatcacactggggagagaccatacagctgctttcagtgtgggaagggattcattcatttatcaaacctgcagacacaccagcgagttcacactggggagaggccattcacctgctctcagtgtggaaagggattcactcagttatctaatttgcggagacaccagcgagttcactctggagagaggccattcacctgccccgtgtgcgggaagggattcactcggttatccaccctgcaatcacaccagcgagttcacaccggggagagactgttcatctgctctcagtgtgggaagggattctgtgattcatccaccctgctgacacaccaacaaattcacaAGTGA